A single window of Paramormyrops kingsleyae isolate MSU_618 unplaced genomic scaffold, PKINGS_0.4 ups45, whole genome shotgun sequence DNA harbors:
- the LOC140586369 gene encoding probable ATP-dependent RNA helicase DDX4 isoform X6, translating to METLFAARAPSLTLTRSSKHCHGAQVLNTVGETMEDWEEDNQDTSGGNIVNNAPISSWNSGDYQSKSHGSLNGSESSSWNSSGGSFGGSGRGSGPQVYNEDSCDGDGENNGNEDSSWGGAPGGYGGRARGRGGGGSRGGSRGGFSSAPSGGSFEGGGRGSRGRSGGGGYRGRDEEVFSDAKGPKVIYVPPLPPEEESSIFAHYETGINFDTYNDMLVEISGHNPPPAIVSFEEAALCESSSRNVMKSGYVKPTPVQKYSIPIAKAGRDLMACAQTGSGKTAAFLLPILQQLMTDGVAANRFSKIQEPEVIIGAPTSELINQINLEARKFAYGTYVWPVVYGGISTGYTICKVFRGCNVLCGTPGCLLDIIGKGKVGLSKIRYLVLDEADRMLDMGFEPDMRRLVSSPGMPPKEQWQTLMFSATFPDDIQKLAADFFKVDYLFLAVGQVGGACSDVEQNLIQVSQFSKRGQLLELLNTTGTERTMVFVETKRKADFIAVFLCQENISTTSIHGDRERREREQALGDFRSGKCPVLVATSVATRGLDIEHVQHVVNFDLPTNIDEYVHRIGRTGRCGNTGRAVSFFDPECDTPLARSLVKVLSRAQQEVPSWLEDIAFSAHGTTGFNPRGKAFASVDTRKGGSFQKEEKLQPITQSPAATANDDDEVWD from the exons ATGGAGACGCTTTTTGCGGCTCGCGCTCCCTCGCTCACCCTCACGCGCAGTTCAAAGCACTGTCACGG GGCACAGGTTCTGAA CACAGTTGGTGAAACCATGGAGGATTGGGAAGAAGACAACCAG GACACTTCTGGAGGCAACATTGTAAATAATG CTCCCATAAGCTCATGGAACAGTGGTGATTACCAGAGTAAAAGTCATGGGAGCCTTAACG GCAGTGAAAGCAGTTCTTGGAACAGTTCTGGAGGCAGCTTTGGCGGGAGTGGAAGGGGCAGTG GACCTCAAGTGTACAATGAGGACAGTTGTGATGGAGATGGTGAAAATAATG GTAATGAGGACAGCTCCTGGGGTGGTGCTCCAGGTGGATATGGGGGAAGAGCCAGAGGTCGAG GAGGTGGGGGGTCACGTGGTGGCAGCAGAGGAGGGTTCAGCAGTGCCCCCTCAG GGGGCTCCTTTGAGGGTGGAGGAAGAGGCAGTAGAGGGAGATCTGGAGGGGGAG GATATCGAGGAAGAGATGAGGAAGTGTTTTCTGATGCAAAAG GTCCAAAGGTTATTTATGtacctcctctccctcctgaaGAGGAGAGCTCTATTTTTGCCCACTATGAAACGGGTATCAACTTTGACACATATAATGACATGCTGGTGGAGATCAGCGGGCACAACCCACCACCGGCCATTGTG TCATTTGAAGAGGCCGCGCTCTGCGAGTCATCGAGCAGGAACGTCATGAAATCGGGCTACGTGAAGCCCACGCCGGTCCAGAAGTACAGCATCCCTATCGCCAAGGCGGGACGTGACTTAATGGCATGTGCGCAAACCGGTTCTGGGAAGACG GCTGCCTTCCTGCTGCCCATACTCCAGCAGCTGATGACAGACGGGGTGGCAGCCAACCGCTTCAGCAAGATCCAGGAGCCTGAGGTCATCATCGGGGCCCCAACCAGCGAGCTCATCAACCAAATCAATTTGGAGGCTAGAAAGTTTGCCTATGG GACATACGTGTGGCCTGTCGTCTATGGGGGCATCAGCACAGGCTACACCATATGCAAGGTGTTCCGTGGCTGCAATGTGCTGTGTGGCACTCCTGGCTGCTTGCTGGACATTATTGGCAAAGGAAAG GTGGGACTGAGCAAGATTCGCTACTTGGTGCTGGATGAGGCCGATCGCATGCTGGACATGGGATTCGAGCCAGACATGCGCCGGCTGGTGTCCTCCCCTGGCATGCCCCCCAAAGAGCAGTGGCAGACCCTCATGTTCAGCGCCACCTTTCCTGATGACATCCAGAA GCTTGCTGCCGACTTCTTTAAGGTTGACTACCTCTTCCTGGCTGTTGGGCAAGTCGGTGGTGCCTGCAGTGATGTGGAGCAGAACCTAATTCAGGTCTCCCAATTCTCAAAGAGGGGTCAGCTTCTGGAGCTGCTGAACACAACCG gcaCAGAGCGCACAATGGTGTTTGTAGAGACGAAGAGAAAAGCGGATTTTATCGCAGTATTTCTGTGTCAGGAGAACATATCAACTACAAGCATTCATGG TGACCGGGAGCGGAGAGAGCGGGAACAAGCCCTGGGTGACTTCCGCTCCGGGAAATGTCCTGTCCTGGTGGCCACTTCCGTCGCCACACGGGGTCTGGACATTGAGCACGTCCAGCACGTGGTCAACTTTGACCTCCCGACTAACATCGACGAGTACGTGCACCGCATTGGCCGGACGGGCCGCTGTGGGAACACGGGCAGAGCGGTGTCATTCTTCGACCCCGAGTGCGACACCCCACTGGCTCGCTCCCTGGTGAAGGTCCTCTCCAGG GCCCAGCAGGAAGTACCGTCTTGGCTGGAAGACATAGCATTCAGCGCACATGGGACAACTGGCTTTAATCCACGTGGGAAGGCCTTCGCTTCTGTCGATACACGCAAA GGAGGTTCGTTTCAGAAGGAGGAGAAGCTGCAGCCCATCACCCAGAGCCCAGcagccactgccaatgacgacgaCGAAGTATGGGATTGA
- the LOC140586369 gene encoding probable ATP-dependent RNA helicase DDX4 isoform X1, which produces METLFAARAPSLTLTRSSKHCHGAQVLNTVGETMEDWEEDNQDTSGGNIVNNAPISSWNSGDYQSKSHGSLNGSESSSWNSSGGSFGGSGRGSGRGSRGGGGGYRGSSASGKGPQVYNEDSCDGDGENNGNEDSSWGGAPGGYGGRARGRGGGGSRGGSRGGFSSAPSGGSFEGGGRGSRGRSGGGGYRGRDEEVFSDAKGPKVIYVPPLPPEEESSIFAHYETGINFDTYNDMLVEISGHNPPPAIVSFEEAALCESSSRNVMKSGYVKPTPVQKYSIPIAKAGRDLMACAQTGSGKTAAFLLPILQQLMTDGVAANRFSKIQEPEVIIGAPTSELINQINLEARKFAYGTYVWPVVYGGISTGYTICKVFRGCNVLCGTPGCLLDIIGKGKVGLSKIRYLVLDEADRMLDMGFEPDMRRLVSSPGMPPKEQWQTLMFSATFPDDIQKLAADFFKVDYLFLAVGQVGGACSDVEQNLIQVSQFSKRGQLLELLNTTGTERTMVFVETKRKADFIAVFLCQENISTTSIHGDRERREREQALGDFRSGKCPVLVATSVATRGLDIEHVQHVVNFDLPTNIDEYVHRIGRTGRCGNTGRAVSFFDPECDTPLARSLVKVLSRAQQEVPSWLEDIAFSAHGTTGFNPRGKAFASVDTRKGGSFQKEEKLQPITQSPAATANDDDEVWD; this is translated from the exons ATGGAGACGCTTTTTGCGGCTCGCGCTCCCTCGCTCACCCTCACGCGCAGTTCAAAGCACTGTCACGG GGCACAGGTTCTGAA CACAGTTGGTGAAACCATGGAGGATTGGGAAGAAGACAACCAG GACACTTCTGGAGGCAACATTGTAAATAATG CTCCCATAAGCTCATGGAACAGTGGTGATTACCAGAGTAAAAGTCATGGGAGCCTTAACG GCAGTGAAAGCAGTTCTTGGAACAGTTCTGGAGGCAGCTTTGGCGGGAGTGGAAGGGGCAGTG gtAGGGGCTCgaggggaggaggtggagggtACAGGGGCTCCAGTGCCTCAG GAAAAGGACCTCAAGTGTACAATGAGGACAGTTGTGATGGAGATGGTGAAAATAATG GTAATGAGGACAGCTCCTGGGGTGGTGCTCCAGGTGGATATGGGGGAAGAGCCAGAGGTCGAG GAGGTGGGGGGTCACGTGGTGGCAGCAGAGGAGGGTTCAGCAGTGCCCCCTCAG GGGGCTCCTTTGAGGGTGGAGGAAGAGGCAGTAGAGGGAGATCTGGAGGGGGAG GATATCGAGGAAGAGATGAGGAAGTGTTTTCTGATGCAAAAG GTCCAAAGGTTATTTATGtacctcctctccctcctgaaGAGGAGAGCTCTATTTTTGCCCACTATGAAACGGGTATCAACTTTGACACATATAATGACATGCTGGTGGAGATCAGCGGGCACAACCCACCACCGGCCATTGTG TCATTTGAAGAGGCCGCGCTCTGCGAGTCATCGAGCAGGAACGTCATGAAATCGGGCTACGTGAAGCCCACGCCGGTCCAGAAGTACAGCATCCCTATCGCCAAGGCGGGACGTGACTTAATGGCATGTGCGCAAACCGGTTCTGGGAAGACG GCTGCCTTCCTGCTGCCCATACTCCAGCAGCTGATGACAGACGGGGTGGCAGCCAACCGCTTCAGCAAGATCCAGGAGCCTGAGGTCATCATCGGGGCCCCAACCAGCGAGCTCATCAACCAAATCAATTTGGAGGCTAGAAAGTTTGCCTATGG GACATACGTGTGGCCTGTCGTCTATGGGGGCATCAGCACAGGCTACACCATATGCAAGGTGTTCCGTGGCTGCAATGTGCTGTGTGGCACTCCTGGCTGCTTGCTGGACATTATTGGCAAAGGAAAG GTGGGACTGAGCAAGATTCGCTACTTGGTGCTGGATGAGGCCGATCGCATGCTGGACATGGGATTCGAGCCAGACATGCGCCGGCTGGTGTCCTCCCCTGGCATGCCCCCCAAAGAGCAGTGGCAGACCCTCATGTTCAGCGCCACCTTTCCTGATGACATCCAGAA GCTTGCTGCCGACTTCTTTAAGGTTGACTACCTCTTCCTGGCTGTTGGGCAAGTCGGTGGTGCCTGCAGTGATGTGGAGCAGAACCTAATTCAGGTCTCCCAATTCTCAAAGAGGGGTCAGCTTCTGGAGCTGCTGAACACAACCG gcaCAGAGCGCACAATGGTGTTTGTAGAGACGAAGAGAAAAGCGGATTTTATCGCAGTATTTCTGTGTCAGGAGAACATATCAACTACAAGCATTCATGG TGACCGGGAGCGGAGAGAGCGGGAACAAGCCCTGGGTGACTTCCGCTCCGGGAAATGTCCTGTCCTGGTGGCCACTTCCGTCGCCACACGGGGTCTGGACATTGAGCACGTCCAGCACGTGGTCAACTTTGACCTCCCGACTAACATCGACGAGTACGTGCACCGCATTGGCCGGACGGGCCGCTGTGGGAACACGGGCAGAGCGGTGTCATTCTTCGACCCCGAGTGCGACACCCCACTGGCTCGCTCCCTGGTGAAGGTCCTCTCCAGG GCCCAGCAGGAAGTACCGTCTTGGCTGGAAGACATAGCATTCAGCGCACATGGGACAACTGGCTTTAATCCACGTGGGAAGGCCTTCGCTTCTGTCGATACACGCAAA GGAGGTTCGTTTCAGAAGGAGGAGAAGCTGCAGCCCATCACCCAGAGCCCAGcagccactgccaatgacgacgaCGAAGTATGGGATTGA
- the LOC140586369 gene encoding probable ATP-dependent RNA helicase DDX4 isoform X9, producing the protein METLFAARAPSLTLTRSSKHCHGAQVLNTVGETMEDWEEDNQDTSGGNIVNNAPISSWNSGDYQSKSHGSLNGSESSSWNSSGGSFGGSGRGSGKGPQVYNEDSCDGDGENNGGGGSRGGSRGGFSSAPSGGSFEGGGRGSRGRSGGGGYRGRDEEVFSDAKGPKVIYVPPLPPEEESSIFAHYETGINFDTYNDMLVEISGHNPPPAIVSFEEAALCESSSRNVMKSGYVKPTPVQKYSIPIAKAGRDLMACAQTGSGKTAAFLLPILQQLMTDGVAANRFSKIQEPEVIIGAPTSELINQINLEARKFAYGTYVWPVVYGGISTGYTICKVFRGCNVLCGTPGCLLDIIGKGKVGLSKIRYLVLDEADRMLDMGFEPDMRRLVSSPGMPPKEQWQTLMFSATFPDDIQKLAADFFKVDYLFLAVGQVGGACSDVEQNLIQVSQFSKRGQLLELLNTTGTERTMVFVETKRKADFIAVFLCQENISTTSIHGDRERREREQALGDFRSGKCPVLVATSVATRGLDIEHVQHVVNFDLPTNIDEYVHRIGRTGRCGNTGRAVSFFDPECDTPLARSLVKVLSRAQQEVPSWLEDIAFSAHGTTGFNPRGKAFASVDTRKGGSFQKEEKLQPITQSPAATANDDDEVWD; encoded by the exons ATGGAGACGCTTTTTGCGGCTCGCGCTCCCTCGCTCACCCTCACGCGCAGTTCAAAGCACTGTCACGG GGCACAGGTTCTGAA CACAGTTGGTGAAACCATGGAGGATTGGGAAGAAGACAACCAG GACACTTCTGGAGGCAACATTGTAAATAATG CTCCCATAAGCTCATGGAACAGTGGTGATTACCAGAGTAAAAGTCATGGGAGCCTTAACG GCAGTGAAAGCAGTTCTTGGAACAGTTCTGGAGGCAGCTTTGGCGGGAGTGGAAGGGGCAGTG GAAAAGGACCTCAAGTGTACAATGAGGACAGTTGTGATGGAGATGGTGAAAATAATG GAGGTGGGGGGTCACGTGGTGGCAGCAGAGGAGGGTTCAGCAGTGCCCCCTCAG GGGGCTCCTTTGAGGGTGGAGGAAGAGGCAGTAGAGGGAGATCTGGAGGGGGAG GATATCGAGGAAGAGATGAGGAAGTGTTTTCTGATGCAAAAG GTCCAAAGGTTATTTATGtacctcctctccctcctgaaGAGGAGAGCTCTATTTTTGCCCACTATGAAACGGGTATCAACTTTGACACATATAATGACATGCTGGTGGAGATCAGCGGGCACAACCCACCACCGGCCATTGTG TCATTTGAAGAGGCCGCGCTCTGCGAGTCATCGAGCAGGAACGTCATGAAATCGGGCTACGTGAAGCCCACGCCGGTCCAGAAGTACAGCATCCCTATCGCCAAGGCGGGACGTGACTTAATGGCATGTGCGCAAACCGGTTCTGGGAAGACG GCTGCCTTCCTGCTGCCCATACTCCAGCAGCTGATGACAGACGGGGTGGCAGCCAACCGCTTCAGCAAGATCCAGGAGCCTGAGGTCATCATCGGGGCCCCAACCAGCGAGCTCATCAACCAAATCAATTTGGAGGCTAGAAAGTTTGCCTATGG GACATACGTGTGGCCTGTCGTCTATGGGGGCATCAGCACAGGCTACACCATATGCAAGGTGTTCCGTGGCTGCAATGTGCTGTGTGGCACTCCTGGCTGCTTGCTGGACATTATTGGCAAAGGAAAG GTGGGACTGAGCAAGATTCGCTACTTGGTGCTGGATGAGGCCGATCGCATGCTGGACATGGGATTCGAGCCAGACATGCGCCGGCTGGTGTCCTCCCCTGGCATGCCCCCCAAAGAGCAGTGGCAGACCCTCATGTTCAGCGCCACCTTTCCTGATGACATCCAGAA GCTTGCTGCCGACTTCTTTAAGGTTGACTACCTCTTCCTGGCTGTTGGGCAAGTCGGTGGTGCCTGCAGTGATGTGGAGCAGAACCTAATTCAGGTCTCCCAATTCTCAAAGAGGGGTCAGCTTCTGGAGCTGCTGAACACAACCG gcaCAGAGCGCACAATGGTGTTTGTAGAGACGAAGAGAAAAGCGGATTTTATCGCAGTATTTCTGTGTCAGGAGAACATATCAACTACAAGCATTCATGG TGACCGGGAGCGGAGAGAGCGGGAACAAGCCCTGGGTGACTTCCGCTCCGGGAAATGTCCTGTCCTGGTGGCCACTTCCGTCGCCACACGGGGTCTGGACATTGAGCACGTCCAGCACGTGGTCAACTTTGACCTCCCGACTAACATCGACGAGTACGTGCACCGCATTGGCCGGACGGGCCGCTGTGGGAACACGGGCAGAGCGGTGTCATTCTTCGACCCCGAGTGCGACACCCCACTGGCTCGCTCCCTGGTGAAGGTCCTCTCCAGG GCCCAGCAGGAAGTACCGTCTTGGCTGGAAGACATAGCATTCAGCGCACATGGGACAACTGGCTTTAATCCACGTGGGAAGGCCTTCGCTTCTGTCGATACACGCAAA GGAGGTTCGTTTCAGAAGGAGGAGAAGCTGCAGCCCATCACCCAGAGCCCAGcagccactgccaatgacgacgaCGAAGTATGGGATTGA
- the LOC140586369 gene encoding probable ATP-dependent RNA helicase DDX4 isoform X5, with the protein METLFAARAPSLTLTRSSKHCHGAQVLNTVGETMEDWEEDNQDTSGGNIVNNAPISSWNSGDYQSKSHGSLNGSESSSWNSSGGSFGGSGRGSGKGPQVYNEDSCDGDGENNGNEDSSWGGAPGGYGGRARGRGGGGSRGGSRGGFSSAPSGGSFEGGGRGSRGRSGGGGYRGRDEEVFSDAKGPKVIYVPPLPPEEESSIFAHYETGINFDTYNDMLVEISGHNPPPAIVSFEEAALCESSSRNVMKSGYVKPTPVQKYSIPIAKAGRDLMACAQTGSGKTAAFLLPILQQLMTDGVAANRFSKIQEPEVIIGAPTSELINQINLEARKFAYGTYVWPVVYGGISTGYTICKVFRGCNVLCGTPGCLLDIIGKGKVGLSKIRYLVLDEADRMLDMGFEPDMRRLVSSPGMPPKEQWQTLMFSATFPDDIQKLAADFFKVDYLFLAVGQVGGACSDVEQNLIQVSQFSKRGQLLELLNTTGTERTMVFVETKRKADFIAVFLCQENISTTSIHGDRERREREQALGDFRSGKCPVLVATSVATRGLDIEHVQHVVNFDLPTNIDEYVHRIGRTGRCGNTGRAVSFFDPECDTPLARSLVKVLSRAQQEVPSWLEDIAFSAHGTTGFNPRGKAFASVDTRKGGSFQKEEKLQPITQSPAATANDDDEVWD; encoded by the exons ATGGAGACGCTTTTTGCGGCTCGCGCTCCCTCGCTCACCCTCACGCGCAGTTCAAAGCACTGTCACGG GGCACAGGTTCTGAA CACAGTTGGTGAAACCATGGAGGATTGGGAAGAAGACAACCAG GACACTTCTGGAGGCAACATTGTAAATAATG CTCCCATAAGCTCATGGAACAGTGGTGATTACCAGAGTAAAAGTCATGGGAGCCTTAACG GCAGTGAAAGCAGTTCTTGGAACAGTTCTGGAGGCAGCTTTGGCGGGAGTGGAAGGGGCAGTG GAAAAGGACCTCAAGTGTACAATGAGGACAGTTGTGATGGAGATGGTGAAAATAATG GTAATGAGGACAGCTCCTGGGGTGGTGCTCCAGGTGGATATGGGGGAAGAGCCAGAGGTCGAG GAGGTGGGGGGTCACGTGGTGGCAGCAGAGGAGGGTTCAGCAGTGCCCCCTCAG GGGGCTCCTTTGAGGGTGGAGGAAGAGGCAGTAGAGGGAGATCTGGAGGGGGAG GATATCGAGGAAGAGATGAGGAAGTGTTTTCTGATGCAAAAG GTCCAAAGGTTATTTATGtacctcctctccctcctgaaGAGGAGAGCTCTATTTTTGCCCACTATGAAACGGGTATCAACTTTGACACATATAATGACATGCTGGTGGAGATCAGCGGGCACAACCCACCACCGGCCATTGTG TCATTTGAAGAGGCCGCGCTCTGCGAGTCATCGAGCAGGAACGTCATGAAATCGGGCTACGTGAAGCCCACGCCGGTCCAGAAGTACAGCATCCCTATCGCCAAGGCGGGACGTGACTTAATGGCATGTGCGCAAACCGGTTCTGGGAAGACG GCTGCCTTCCTGCTGCCCATACTCCAGCAGCTGATGACAGACGGGGTGGCAGCCAACCGCTTCAGCAAGATCCAGGAGCCTGAGGTCATCATCGGGGCCCCAACCAGCGAGCTCATCAACCAAATCAATTTGGAGGCTAGAAAGTTTGCCTATGG GACATACGTGTGGCCTGTCGTCTATGGGGGCATCAGCACAGGCTACACCATATGCAAGGTGTTCCGTGGCTGCAATGTGCTGTGTGGCACTCCTGGCTGCTTGCTGGACATTATTGGCAAAGGAAAG GTGGGACTGAGCAAGATTCGCTACTTGGTGCTGGATGAGGCCGATCGCATGCTGGACATGGGATTCGAGCCAGACATGCGCCGGCTGGTGTCCTCCCCTGGCATGCCCCCCAAAGAGCAGTGGCAGACCCTCATGTTCAGCGCCACCTTTCCTGATGACATCCAGAA GCTTGCTGCCGACTTCTTTAAGGTTGACTACCTCTTCCTGGCTGTTGGGCAAGTCGGTGGTGCCTGCAGTGATGTGGAGCAGAACCTAATTCAGGTCTCCCAATTCTCAAAGAGGGGTCAGCTTCTGGAGCTGCTGAACACAACCG gcaCAGAGCGCACAATGGTGTTTGTAGAGACGAAGAGAAAAGCGGATTTTATCGCAGTATTTCTGTGTCAGGAGAACATATCAACTACAAGCATTCATGG TGACCGGGAGCGGAGAGAGCGGGAACAAGCCCTGGGTGACTTCCGCTCCGGGAAATGTCCTGTCCTGGTGGCCACTTCCGTCGCCACACGGGGTCTGGACATTGAGCACGTCCAGCACGTGGTCAACTTTGACCTCCCGACTAACATCGACGAGTACGTGCACCGCATTGGCCGGACGGGCCGCTGTGGGAACACGGGCAGAGCGGTGTCATTCTTCGACCCCGAGTGCGACACCCCACTGGCTCGCTCCCTGGTGAAGGTCCTCTCCAGG GCCCAGCAGGAAGTACCGTCTTGGCTGGAAGACATAGCATTCAGCGCACATGGGACAACTGGCTTTAATCCACGTGGGAAGGCCTTCGCTTCTGTCGATACACGCAAA GGAGGTTCGTTTCAGAAGGAGGAGAAGCTGCAGCCCATCACCCAGAGCCCAGcagccactgccaatgacgacgaCGAAGTATGGGATTGA
- the LOC140586369 gene encoding probable ATP-dependent RNA helicase DDX4 isoform X4, translating into MKAGSLEHILSCCPRALGDGRYRWRHDQVLRVIAEVISTGISSTPISSWNSGDYQSKSHGSLNGSESSSWNSSGGSFGGSGRGSGRGSRGGGGGYRGSSASGKGPQVYNEDSCDGDGENNGNEDSSWGGAPGGYGGRARGRGGGGSRGGSRGGFSSAPSGGSFEGGGRGSRGRSGGGGYRGRDEEVFSDAKGPKVIYVPPLPPEEESSIFAHYETGINFDTYNDMLVEISGHNPPPAIVSFEEAALCESSSRNVMKSGYVKPTPVQKYSIPIAKAGRDLMACAQTGSGKTAAFLLPILQQLMTDGVAANRFSKIQEPEVIIGAPTSELINQINLEARKFAYGTYVWPVVYGGISTGYTICKVFRGCNVLCGTPGCLLDIIGKGKVGLSKIRYLVLDEADRMLDMGFEPDMRRLVSSPGMPPKEQWQTLMFSATFPDDIQKLAADFFKVDYLFLAVGQVGGACSDVEQNLIQVSQFSKRGQLLELLNTTGTERTMVFVETKRKADFIAVFLCQENISTTSIHGDRERREREQALGDFRSGKCPVLVATSVATRGLDIEHVQHVVNFDLPTNIDEYVHRIGRTGRCGNTGRAVSFFDPECDTPLARSLVKVLSRAQQEVPSWLEDIAFSAHGTTGFNPRGKAFASVDTRKGGSFQKEEKLQPITQSPAATANDDDEVWD; encoded by the exons ATG AAAGCCGGATCACTGGAGCACATTCTGAGCTGCTGCCCCCGGGCACTTGGAGACGGGCGTTACCGCTGGCGCCATGATCAAGTGCTGCGGGTCATCGCTGAGGTCATCAGTACAGGGATCTCCAGCA CTCCCATAAGCTCATGGAACAGTGGTGATTACCAGAGTAAAAGTCATGGGAGCCTTAACG GCAGTGAAAGCAGTTCTTGGAACAGTTCTGGAGGCAGCTTTGGCGGGAGTGGAAGGGGCAGTG gtAGGGGCTCgaggggaggaggtggagggtACAGGGGCTCCAGTGCCTCAG GAAAAGGACCTCAAGTGTACAATGAGGACAGTTGTGATGGAGATGGTGAAAATAATG GTAATGAGGACAGCTCCTGGGGTGGTGCTCCAGGTGGATATGGGGGAAGAGCCAGAGGTCGAG GAGGTGGGGGGTCACGTGGTGGCAGCAGAGGAGGGTTCAGCAGTGCCCCCTCAG GGGGCTCCTTTGAGGGTGGAGGAAGAGGCAGTAGAGGGAGATCTGGAGGGGGAG GATATCGAGGAAGAGATGAGGAAGTGTTTTCTGATGCAAAAG GTCCAAAGGTTATTTATGtacctcctctccctcctgaaGAGGAGAGCTCTATTTTTGCCCACTATGAAACGGGTATCAACTTTGACACATATAATGACATGCTGGTGGAGATCAGCGGGCACAACCCACCACCGGCCATTGTG TCATTTGAAGAGGCCGCGCTCTGCGAGTCATCGAGCAGGAACGTCATGAAATCGGGCTACGTGAAGCCCACGCCGGTCCAGAAGTACAGCATCCCTATCGCCAAGGCGGGACGTGACTTAATGGCATGTGCGCAAACCGGTTCTGGGAAGACG GCTGCCTTCCTGCTGCCCATACTCCAGCAGCTGATGACAGACGGGGTGGCAGCCAACCGCTTCAGCAAGATCCAGGAGCCTGAGGTCATCATCGGGGCCCCAACCAGCGAGCTCATCAACCAAATCAATTTGGAGGCTAGAAAGTTTGCCTATGG GACATACGTGTGGCCTGTCGTCTATGGGGGCATCAGCACAGGCTACACCATATGCAAGGTGTTCCGTGGCTGCAATGTGCTGTGTGGCACTCCTGGCTGCTTGCTGGACATTATTGGCAAAGGAAAG GTGGGACTGAGCAAGATTCGCTACTTGGTGCTGGATGAGGCCGATCGCATGCTGGACATGGGATTCGAGCCAGACATGCGCCGGCTGGTGTCCTCCCCTGGCATGCCCCCCAAAGAGCAGTGGCAGACCCTCATGTTCAGCGCCACCTTTCCTGATGACATCCAGAA GCTTGCTGCCGACTTCTTTAAGGTTGACTACCTCTTCCTGGCTGTTGGGCAAGTCGGTGGTGCCTGCAGTGATGTGGAGCAGAACCTAATTCAGGTCTCCCAATTCTCAAAGAGGGGTCAGCTTCTGGAGCTGCTGAACACAACCG gcaCAGAGCGCACAATGGTGTTTGTAGAGACGAAGAGAAAAGCGGATTTTATCGCAGTATTTCTGTGTCAGGAGAACATATCAACTACAAGCATTCATGG TGACCGGGAGCGGAGAGAGCGGGAACAAGCCCTGGGTGACTTCCGCTCCGGGAAATGTCCTGTCCTGGTGGCCACTTCCGTCGCCACACGGGGTCTGGACATTGAGCACGTCCAGCACGTGGTCAACTTTGACCTCCCGACTAACATCGACGAGTACGTGCACCGCATTGGCCGGACGGGCCGCTGTGGGAACACGGGCAGAGCGGTGTCATTCTTCGACCCCGAGTGCGACACCCCACTGGCTCGCTCCCTGGTGAAGGTCCTCTCCAGG GCCCAGCAGGAAGTACCGTCTTGGCTGGAAGACATAGCATTCAGCGCACATGGGACAACTGGCTTTAATCCACGTGGGAAGGCCTTCGCTTCTGTCGATACACGCAAA GGAGGTTCGTTTCAGAAGGAGGAGAAGCTGCAGCCCATCACCCAGAGCCCAGcagccactgccaatgacgacgaCGAAGTATGGGATTGA